The region AATAGGGCTTGAGTGATTCGACGTATTTGTTTATGACCCACTCCCGTATCGGCTGGGTCGAGCCTTCGAGCAGGAAGCGGTCTATCTGGAAGGCTGCTTCCTTGCCCGCCGCGAGCCCCGCTATAAGGGTGAGAGGCCCGGTCTCGCAGTCGCCGCCGGAAAAGACGCCGACGTTGCCGCGGACCGCCGCGAGCTTGTTGAGCCCCTGCACCGAAATCGTCTTCCACTTCGTAGTCTTGATGTCCTCGGCTCCGGACAGAAGGCCAAGATCGATCGCCTGACCGATGGCCATGATGCAGCAGTCGGCTTCGATTATGTGCTCGGAGCCCGCCTTTTCGATGGGGCTTCTCCTGCCGGAGGCGTCGGGCGGGCCGAGTTCCATGTCTATGACCTCGACGCCGGTGACCTTGCCGCTTTCGGAGACTATCTTCTTGGGGTTGGTGAGGACCACCATCTCGATGTTTTCCGCCTTCGCGTCGGTTATCTCGACCTTGTCGGCGGGCATCTCGGCCTCGGAGCGGCGATAGACTATCTTCACCTTCTTAAAGCCGGTGCGAAGGGCGGTGCGGGCGCAGTCGATGGCCACGTTGCCGCCCCCGACGATTATCGCGGTATCGCCTACGTACACTTTCTTGCCGAGGGCCACGTCGCGCAGGTAGTCGGCGCCCTTGTAAAAGCCGGTGATTTCGTCGCCCTCGCCGGGAACGCCCATCGAGGTGCCGAGGCGGGCGCCTATCGCGATGAAGACCGAGCGGTATTCGCCGCCGGTGAGGTCTTCAAGCGAGATATCCTTGCCCACGTCGGTGTTGTAGCGTATCTCGACGCCGAGGTCTTTTATGATGTCCACCTCGTGGCGGAGCAACTCGCGGGGAAGGCGGTAATCCGGTATGCCCACGGCGGCCATGCCGCCGGGCTCGCCGAGAGCCTCGAAGATAACGGGAGCGTAGCCGAGCTGCGCGAGGAAGTAGGCGCAGGAGAGTCCCGCCGGGCCCGCGCCGACAATCGCGATCTTCGCGCCCTTCTTCTCGGGAGCGGTGATGCGCACCGGGCGGTTTCTCTCTATCTCGTAGTCGGCGACGAAGCGTTTGAGGAACTTTATCTGGATGGGGCCGTCGACGTTTTGCCTCCTGCAGTTGAATTCGCAGGGGCGTACGCAGATTCTGCCGATGGTGCCGGGCAGGCAGTTGTCGCGCCGGACAAGGTTCAGGCTCTCCTCGAACTGGCCCTTCTTGATGAGCTCGACGTATTCGGGTATTTCGAGGTGCGCCGGGCAGGCGGACTTGCAGGGGGCGGTGGTGGCGACCACGTAGTCGCCCTTCTTCGCGGGCTTTTTCTGGGCCACGCGCTCCAGCATTTCGTCCCTGAAGTTCTCGTAGAGGTCTAAAAGGGCTTTGCCCGAAGACTGGCCGAGGTCGCACATAGCCTGGACCCTGAGGTTTCCGGCGAGGTGTCCCACCGCTTCTACGTCTTCGTTCGTGCCCGTTCCATCGCAGATTCTTCCGAGGGCGGCTTCGATAACCGAGGAGCCTATCCTGCACGGGACGCACTGCCCGCAGGAGTTTTTCGAGAGCCCTTCGGCGTAGGCCCTGGCGAGATCGACCACGTCGGCCCCGCCCCAGACGGCTATGCCGTCCCACCCCATTACGGCGGAGAGGGCGGTGCCGTCGCCGAGGTCTTTTGGAAGCGCTACCGAGTCGGCAGTCGCGGGGGATTTCCTGCTGTCTACCCCTGCGCCGGCCCAGCTTGAAAAGACGAGTTCGCTCATGGATGTCTCTCCTTGCCTACCGGTCGATTTCGCCGAGAACGATGTCGACTGAACCGATGATGGCTATTACGTCCGCGACCATGCCCCCCAGGCACATATCCTTTAACGACTGGAGGTTGATGAGGCTCGGCGGACGAACGCGGAAGCGGTAGGGTTTCTCGCTGCCGTCCGAAACCAGGTAAAAACCGAGTTCGCCCTTGGTGGCTTCGATCGACATGTAAACGTCGCCCACGGGGGCCTTGTAGCCCGCGCTCATCTGCTTGAAGTGGCGGATGAGCGACTCGATGCAGGTGTAGACTTCCTCCTTGGGCGGGGGAGTGTAGCGGAAGTCGTCGAGCATGTACGGCCCGGGGGGCAGCCTGTCGAGAGCCTGCTCCACGATGCGGTTTGACTGGCGCATCTCGGCGAGGCGGACGAGGTAACGCTCGAAAACGTCGCCCACCGTTCCGGTCGGAATCTCGAAATCGTAGGTCTCGTAACCGCAGTAGGGCATGACCTTGCGAAGATCCCACTTGATGCCCGCCGCGCGAAGGACCGGGCCGGTGATGGCGTACTGGACGCAGGCCTCTTTCGAGAGAATGCCGATGCCCTCGGTGCGCTTGCGCCATATCTTGTTGTTGGTGAGGAGCCCCTCGTACTCGTCCACCCTGCCGGGGAATTCCTTTACGAACTTCCTGGCCTTCTCGATGAACTTCGGGGTGATGTCCTGAGCGATGCCGCCGGGCCTTATGAAGCTGGGGGTCAGGCGCGCTCCGGAAACCTCCTCGATCATCTCGTGGACGAGCTCGCGCTCGCGGAAGGCGTAGAAAAGGACTGTCATCGCGCCCATGTCGAGCGCGTGGGCCGCTATCCAGATCAGGTGGCCGGCGATGCGCTGAAGCTCGCAGAGCATGACGCGGGCGACCGTGGCGCGCTCGGGTATGTCGCCTTCTATGTCGAGAAGTTTCTCGACCGCCAGGGTGTACCCGAGGTTGTTCAGGAGCGCGCCGGTGTAATCCATGCGGTCGGTAAGTGGCAGGGCCTGCAGGTAGGTCTTGGACTCGGCGAGCTTTTCAAGCCCCCTGTGCAGGTGCCCCAGGTGCGGAATAACGTCGCGCACCGTCTCGCCCTCCAGCTCCAGCACCACGCGAAGGACGCCGTGGGTGGCCGGATGGGAGGGACCGAGGTTGAGAATCATATTCTTGGGCTCGGACATCTTTTTCTCCCGTGGAGGGGTGTTACCGGTAAACCGCTTTTTGCGGGATACCGCAAAGCGGGAAATCCTTGCGTAGCGGGTGGCCTTCGTAGCCGTCCCAGGTCATTATCCTTCTAAGGTCGCTGTGACCCGTGAAGGTAATTCCCATAAGGTCGTAGACCTCGCGTTCAAGCCAGTTGGCCGCTTTCCAGACCCCTTCGACGGTGGAGACCGTCTCGCCGTCGGCCAGGGGAGCCTTGAGGCGGAGGCGGCGGTTTTGCTTGAAGGAGTAAAGGTTGTAGACAACCTCGAAGCGCTTGGGCCTGCCGAGGTAATCCACCGCGGTAAGGTCCGTCAGCATGTCGAACAAGAGCGCTTCCTCGTCCCGCAGGTACTGGCAGATGGCGACTATCGCGGAGGCGTCCACCGTGATGGAATCCTGCCCCCGGAAGGTCGCGCTGCCCAGCACCGCAAAGGAAAAGCGGCCCCGAAGCCCGTCCAGAATCTGTTCCAAAGTGACCATAGTCATCTCCAAAGCCTAGGAGCCCGACGAAATAAGCAGCGGATGGTCGGGTCTGTCGGAGAACTTTTCTTTCTTTATCTTCGCCTGCAGCTTCATGATGCCCGCGAGGAGAGCCTCGGGCCTCGGGGGACAGCCGGGGACGTAAACGTCCACAGGGAGGAACTTGTCCACGCCCTGCACCGTAGCGTAAGTGTTGAAAATGCCGCCCGAACAAGCGCAGGCGCCGTAGGCTATTACCCACTTGGGCTCGGCTATCTGGAGGTAGATGCGCTCGACCAGGGGGGCCATCTTGGTGGTGACCGTTCCCGCGACGATGAGAAGATCCGACTGCCTCGGAGAGGGGCGGAAAGCCTCTGCGCCGAAGCGGGCGATGTCGTAGTCGGCGGAGGAGGCGACCATCATCTCAAGGGCGCAGCACGCAAGGCCGAAGGTCATCGGCCAGATGGAGTTCGACCGGCAGAGGCTGACTACTTTTTCAAGATTCGTAACCACCAGGGGGGGTAGTTTTTGCTCTATTCCCACTCCAGTACTCCTTTCTTCCATATATAGGCGTATCCCACGAGCAGGATGAACATGAAGACGAGCATCTCGACGAAACCGAAGAGGCCGAGCTGCTTGAACTTCACCGCCCAGGGATAGAGGAAGACGACCTCAACGTCGAAGACCAGAAAAGCCATCGCTATGAGGTAGTATTTAACGTCAAACGGCCGCTCCGAAATGGGGGGCACGTCCATGCCGCATTCGTAGGTGGATTGTTTTATCGAGGTAGGGCGCTTCGGGCCGAGAAGCGAGGAGATGAGGACCACCCCGAGGCCGAATGCCGAAGCAACCAGCAACAGGATGAGAATGGGGACGTAGTTTTGTATCATTCAAGACCTCCTCAGCCAACATTGCGGAATAATTGACAAAATCAGAGGATTTCAATACGGGGGCGCAATGCGCTCCCTTCAAAACGGGACGACTCTACTTATCCCCGGCATAGCTGTCAAGGGTAAATTGAGAAAAACAGAACAAGGGTTGAAAGCTATGTAATCATTCACCATTCCGGTTTTGCGCCGGTTCCGCCGATGGAGGGAAAATCCTTGTGACAATACGGTTTTTGCGCTTTTAACAATCGGGCCTTTGCAGTTTTATTTTTTTGCCCCGATTACGGGCCGGGAAGCGCCCGACAAGCTGTTTTATCAGACGCGGCGGAGATACTTTATATTAACTAAAAATTATTTAGCGATATTTTCGGCGAGGTTTTTTGTGACGATTCAGGTCCGGAGAAGAGGGGGTGGGTGGGAAGGGAACCAAATAAAAAAGGGCGGCCCCGTTATGCGCGGAGCCGCCCTTTTGACTCAATCCAGCGTCGTTTTTTACTTCCGGGGGTCCGAGGAGTAGCCCAGCGCCTTGAAATCCATGCGCCCGTTTTCGCCGTGGCAGTCGTTGCAGACAAGCGCCTTCGCCTTCGGCGCTACCTGGTGGTTCAGCTTCCAGTACATCTTCGTCTCGGTGAAACCGTACTCTCCGCTGTAGGGGAGTCCCGCGTCCTTCATTCCCAGCTCGATGGCCTTGTTCCAGTCGTAGTGCTTCCAGTAGCCGTCGGGGCCGAAGAGCTTGGGAGTGACGAGGGTGTTGTTTTTCGTGTCGTAAGGCTGTTTGCCGCCGAAAGGCTTGAAGGGATAAATTTTGGATTTGGGGTCGTCTTTGGAGCCGTTCGGCATGTCGAGGACGGTGACTCCGCCGGAGGCGAGCTTGTCGCCGGGAAGGTAGGCCGCCGCTGTGCCGTTGTACCACATATAGACGGGTTTTTGGTCCTTACCCCAAGTGAAGGTTCCCTTCTTCTTGTCGAAGACGGGCTTCCCGTTGGCGTCCTTTGCCTCGGGAAGGTCTTTCCCGGCGTCGGACCAGTCCCAGTACGTCTTGGTCGCCTGCCCCCGGGCGTATTCGGGGATGTGGCAGGTCTGGCAGGCCACCTTGTCCAGATGATCGCTTATCTTCGCCTCTTTGTGGCTTACCTTCTCGTGGCAGACCGTACACTCGAAATGCTTGCCGCCGGTGGGGGAATCGACGAGGGCGACGCCCTTTATGTCGTGGTTCTTCCCGCCGTGGCAGGAGGTGCAGGATAGGCCCGCGCCTTCCTTCGCCATGTGCGCGTCGAGTTCCTTTCCGGGAGCGCCCATGGTGGAGTCGAGATCGCCGTGCTTTACGCTGTCCGCTCCGCCGCCGTAGAAGTGGCAGGCGCCGCAGTTGGCGATGGAGGGCTTGCCGACGGATTTAGCCGCCGCCAGGAGGTCCACCTTCTCGTCGGGCATGCCCGCAGCCATGGGGTTTTTCTTGTAAGCGCCGGTGGTGTCGTGGCAGACGAGGCAGTCGATTCTGGACTTGTCGGTAAAGTCGAAGGAGGAGTCCTTCCAGCCGTAGCCGATGTGGCAGCTGGTGCAGCGGGGATAGTTGCCCGCGAGCGCGATACAGAAGTTGTTGATTATGTTCTTCTTGCCGTAGGCAATCTTGCCCTTGCCCGGAAACTCCTGCTCCCTCGCCCACGTCCAGTGGGAGGTGGACATAATCTGTCCCGCCGCCTCGGGGTGGCATTCGAGGCAGGCCTTGGTGACCTCGGGGGGCGAAGCGAAGGGGCCCTTCAGATGCGCCGAATGGTCCTCGGCGAGGGCTGGCGCGGCGATAAGGGCCGCAACCGCGAAAAAGACGGTCTTTTTCATCAAATCTCTCCTCTATAACGGGCGGAACCGGGTCCGCCATTTATTGGCCGTAGAACATCGAGCCTTTCGATGAGGGGAACGCGTAGATAGTTACACAAAAATAAGGGAAATATTCATTTTTCTCCCTTTCCCTCCCCCCGTGAACCCTGAAAGTTTCAAGTCCTCGTTATCGTTCAGGAATAAAAATCATTTTTTAGCTCCTGCGGCCCCGGACGTCCACTAACGTGTTTTCAGACCGGACGAAACCAAAAAAAGGGAGTTGAAAAATGTTCCTGAAAAACTATCTGCCCGAACCCCCCGTAAGACAAAGCGCGCGGCTTTTCGCTGAGGAAGATCAAAATCCATACCAGCCCCCCTCCCCCGCCGTGGAAACCGGCGAAAAAAGCGGAGGGATAATCTCCTCCCTTCTCACTTCCCTCGGCGGGCTCTTCTCCGGAGAACCATCACCCGTCACAGATGCCGGTGATACCGCCGTCGCGGGAGAAGGAACGGTTTTTGAGCGTCCGAAACCCGGACGCGCGGAGCAAAAGAGGATTGAAAACGAGTGGCGGGCCTACCATCAGGCTCTGGATTCCGCCTGGCGCTCCTACCATGTCGGAGAGGAGGGCGCGGGGGCGCAAAACGCCCTCGATCAGGGGCTTGGAAACCTCTTCGACAGGGAGCGCACCGAGGGAAAAGAGATTATGGAGAGATACAACCGCAGCGTGGGCGCGAGGCTCGGGGCCGAGGCCCGGATCGACGAGGACGTGCCGCGCCTCGTCCACGAAGCCTGGGAAAGGGGCGATCTTCTCTACGACGAGGAAGGCCCGGCCTACCGGCGGTTGTCCGGCGAAGGACAGGGCGATGAGTTCGTGGGGCCGCCCGCACCCCCCGGCCTTCCCCCGAACGGGACTGAAACCCCGGCGGAAACTCCCCCGGAAGCGCCTGCGGAAACACCGGATGAACGCGGGATGAGGCTGGGGCGGGAGCTGTTCGGAACGCCCTGAGTCGCCGTCCTTTAACCCCCTCCTTGAGTCGGCCCGCGAAAGCGGGTCTTTTTTTACTGTGAGTCTTTTTTGCCCAGAACTTCTTCCATGATTTCGAGAAGAGTTTTTAAACGGTAGGGTTTCTGGATGAAACGCGCCCTGCCCTCGACGCGGCTCTCAAGGTCCTTTATGGCGTAGCCGCTGGCCAGAATTATCTTCGCGTCGCGGTTGACGGATAAAATCTCCTCCAGCGCCTCGATTCCGTCCATCACCGGCATGGTCATGTCCAGGATGACGAGGTCGAAGCGCCCGGGGTTCTTCCTGTACACGTTGACGGCGTCGAGGCCGTCGGAGGCCGTGATTACCTCGAACCCCGCGAACTCCAGAAGCTGGACAATCACGACC is a window of bacterium DNA encoding:
- a CDS encoding dihydropyrimidine dehydrogenase subunit A, coding for MSELVFSSWAGAGVDSRKSPATADSVALPKDLGDGTALSAVMGWDGIAVWGGADVVDLARAYAEGLSKNSCGQCVPCRIGSSVIEAALGRICDGTGTNEDVEAVGHLAGNLRVQAMCDLGQSSGKALLDLYENFRDEMLERVAQKKPAKKGDYVVATTAPCKSACPAHLEIPEYVELIKKGQFEESLNLVRRDNCLPGTIGRICVRPCEFNCRRQNVDGPIQIKFLKRFVADYEIERNRPVRITAPEKKGAKIAIVGAGPAGLSCAYFLAQLGYAPVIFEALGEPGGMAAVGIPDYRLPRELLRHEVDIIKDLGVEIRYNTDVGKDISLEDLTGGEYRSVFIAIGARLGTSMGVPGEGDEITGFYKGADYLRDVALGKKVYVGDTAIIVGGGNVAIDCARTALRTGFKKVKIVYRRSEAEMPADKVEITDAKAENIEMVVLTNPKKIVSESGKVTGVEVIDMELGPPDASGRRSPIEKAGSEHIIEADCCIMAIGQAIDLGLLSGAEDIKTTKWKTISVQGLNKLAAVRGNVGVFSGGDCETGPLTLIAGLAAGKEAAFQIDRFLLEGSTQPIREWVINKYVESLKPYSKKEDVGQPKNSEPAKIHHLPVADRVTNTREVEIGFTHEEAIREAERCLRCYRLLVAAKA
- a CDS encoding NADH-quinone oxidoreductase subunit D, translating into MSEPKNMILNLGPSHPATHGVLRVVLELEGETVRDVIPHLGHLHRGLEKLAESKTYLQALPLTDRMDYTGALLNNLGYTLAVEKLLDIEGDIPERATVARVMLCELQRIAGHLIWIAAHALDMGAMTVLFYAFRERELVHEMIEEVSGARLTPSFIRPGGIAQDITPKFIEKARKFVKEFPGRVDEYEGLLTNNKIWRKRTEGIGILSKEACVQYAITGPVLRAAGIKWDLRKVMPYCGYETYDFEIPTGTVGDVFERYLVRLAEMRQSNRIVEQALDRLPPGPYMLDDFRYTPPPKEEVYTCIESLIRHFKQMSAGYKAPVGDVYMSIEATKGELGFYLVSDGSEKPYRFRVRPPSLINLQSLKDMCLGGMVADVIAIIGSVDIVLGEIDR
- a CDS encoding NADH-quinone oxidoreductase subunit C, with translation MVTLEQILDGLRGRFSFAVLGSATFRGQDSITVDASAIVAICQYLRDEEALLFDMLTDLTAVDYLGRPKRFEVVYNLYSFKQNRRLRLKAPLADGETVSTVEGVWKAANWLEREVYDLMGITFTGHSDLRRIMTWDGYEGHPLRKDFPLCGIPQKAVYR
- a CDS encoding NADH-quinone oxidoreductase subunit B — encoded protein: MGIEQKLPPLVVTNLEKVVSLCRSNSIWPMTFGLACCALEMMVASSADYDIARFGAEAFRPSPRQSDLLIVAGTVTTKMAPLVERIYLQIAEPKWVIAYGACACSGGIFNTYATVQGVDKFLPVDVYVPGCPPRPEALLAGIMKLQAKIKKEKFSDRPDHPLLISSGS
- a CDS encoding NADH-quinone oxidoreductase subunit A, encoding MIQNYVPILILLLVASAFGLGVVLISSLLGPKRPTSIKQSTYECGMDVPPISERPFDVKYYLIAMAFLVFDVEVVFLYPWAVKFKQLGLFGFVEMLVFMFILLVGYAYIWKKGVLEWE
- a CDS encoding tetrathionate reductase family octaheme c-type cytochrome, which gives rise to MKKTVFFAVAALIAAPALAEDHSAHLKGPFASPPEVTKACLECHPEAAGQIMSTSHWTWAREQEFPGKGKIAYGKKNIINNFCIALAGNYPRCTSCHIGYGWKDSSFDFTDKSRIDCLVCHDTTGAYKKNPMAAGMPDEKVDLLAAAKSVGKPSIANCGACHFYGGGADSVKHGDLDSTMGAPGKELDAHMAKEGAGLSCTSCHGGKNHDIKGVALVDSPTGGKHFECTVCHEKVSHKEAKISDHLDKVACQTCHIPEYARGQATKTYWDWSDAGKDLPEAKDANGKPVFDKKKGTFTWGKDQKPVYMWYNGTAAAYLPGDKLASGGVTVLDMPNGSKDDPKSKIYPFKPFGGKQPYDTKNNTLVTPKLFGPDGYWKHYDWNKAIELGMKDAGLPYSGEYGFTETKMYWKLNHQVAPKAKALVCNDCHGENGRMDFKALGYSSDPRK